CTTTTAACTAACTCTTATATCAAAACCGATGACCTAGAGTTTAACAAAGCAGTAAACTGGGCAAAGTACTCTGCCTACACTATGGTGGTAGAGGAGTTTGGTAAGGGTATATGGGCAGGACTTCCATGGTTTAAAGATAACTGGGGAAGGGATACATTTATAGCTCTTCCCGGAACACTCCTAGTTTCTGGTAATTTTTCTGAAGCTAAGGAAGTTCTAAATAACTTTATTAAATTGCAAAATATTGGTAATCCACAATTAGTAATAGAGTTACAAAATATAGAAGTTTACTCTAACATTAAAAGGTTCCTTAAAACCCAAGGGTTAAAGATAAAAAGGAATGATAATAACTATACAGTACCACTAACAAAGGATTATATATTAGATAAAGCTAAAGCAAAAACAGTTCTAGACACCATAATAGAAGAGAATCATGGAGTAAGTGGAAGGTTTGAAATAGTAAAAGATGAATCCTATGGAAGGGTACCAAACAGGGTAACCTCGTTAGATAATATAATTTATAATACAACCGATGGCACACCATGGTTAATAAGAGAGATATATGAATATATTAGTTATACTGGAGACCTAGATTATGGTCGAGAGATATTTCCATTTATAATAACAGCAATGGATGGTGTAATTCAGAACTTTTTAGATAAAGACTCATTTATGACCCACGATGATGCAGATACCTGGATGGATGCAAGAATTAATAATGACAAACCTTGGTCAGCTAGAGGATCAAGGGCAGTAGAGATACAAGTTTTATGGTACTCCATGCTGCAGATATCATCCTATTTGGCTACTATAAATAATAGGGATGATTTAAGTCAAAAATGGCAGTTAATTGCAGATAGATTAAAATATAGTTTTAATGATAAGTTTTGGGATGAAGATAATAAAAGGATTGCTGATCGATTAAGAGAAGATGACACACCAGATTTTAAAGCAAGACCAAACCAATTAATGGCAATTTCTATCCCCTTAATATCCCCTATCATAGATAGTTTAAAAGAGGCATACATAGTAAAAAACAGTACAACTGATCTACTATATCAATATGGGATAGCATCACTTAGCGAGGATGAGGAGTACTTTCATCCATATCATGAGAACCTAAGATATAACCATAAGGATGCAGCCTATCACAATGGGGTTATTTGGGGCTGGAATGCAGGACTTATTGTTGAAGGTTTAACAAAATATGGATATAACGACCTTTCATATAGTCTAACAAAAAACCTTTCAAGACAGATATTAACAATGGGTACTTTAGGGTCCATGAGCGAAAACTTAAGTGTATACCCTGATAAACGTGGAAACTTAATATTGTCAGGAACTTATAGCCAAGCATGGAGTGTATCTGAGTTTTCCAGAAATGCTTATCAGAACTATATAGGTTTTAATCCCAGGTTAATAGATAATACAATTGAGTTTACCCCATCCTTCCCTAATATATGGAGCTTAATAGATGTAAAACTACCATTTGGAGTTGATGAATATATCTATATTAACGGAGTAAAAAAAGATGATATATGGGAATTTAAGTTAGACCTTATTTCTAATGACTCAAAAACCTTAATATGGGATGGGGCAAAGTTTGTAATAGAACCAGGAAAAACAGTATTTAACTGGAATCCTACAAAATCTTTAAGTAATAGATATAAAGAGATTATTGGACCCCTTAAGTTTAGAGAGATTAATCTAGAGAGGGAATTTCCTATGTATGAAAAAAAGAATAAACTTCAGGAAATTATAAATAAGGATGAATATAGATAAGAATAAATAAAATACTATTGTTACAGTTTTTTAATTTGTTGAAAAATAAAATTAGAGTATAATCTAATCATGGAATTGAAGAAATCACTTAAAACATACGACGTATTTAGTTTAGCAGCAGGAGCGATGATAAGTTCAGGACTGTTTATTTTACCCTCTGTAGCATATAAAGAGGCGGGAAGTTGGGCAATATTATCCTACTTTTTAGCAGGAATTTTAATGATACCAGCCCTAATATCCCAATTAGAGTTGGCAACAGCACTACCAAAGGCTGGAGGAACCTACTTTTATATAGAGAGAATATTAGGTAGCTCTTCTGGTATGGCAGCAGGCTTTGCAAACTGGTTTTCTATCGCTTTAAAAAGTGCTTTAGCACTAGTTGGTATTGGATTTTTTGCTAATCTAATATTTCCTAACCTAACCCCATTTCAGTTAAAACTTATTTCTGCAGGGGCATGTGTACTCTTCTCACTAATTAATATTTTCTCTGCAGAATCAGCAGGGCATAGTCAGGGTATCCTTGTAGTTGTTCTACTGATAATATTAACACAATTTGTATTAGTAGGTTATCGAGAGGCGGATTTAAACCTAATAGTTCAGGGAGCACAAGTCTTCGACTGGGGTAGCATAATATCAGTTACAGGGATGGTTTTTATATCCTATGGAGGTTTAACTAAAGTTGCCAGTGTTGCTGAAGAGGTAAAAGATCCCGGAAAGTCCCTTGTTAGGGGGAGTTTTATAGCCTTCTTAATTGTTCAATCCCTCTATGTTCTAATTGTTACAATAATAAGTGGAGTATTATCTGGAGAGGAGTTTTCATTATCCCTAGCCCCTCTATCCGATGCGGCACAAAAAATATTTACGAACCCAATTATTAAATGGACCGAGGTCATACTTCTCTCTCTAGCTGCAATAATTGCATTTATTACAACAGCAAATGCGGGAATAATGGCAGCTTCTAGAGTACCTTTAGCTATGAGTCGGGATAAAATGCTACCAAAGGTTATGGGTCGAGTATCTAAACGAGGAACCCCTGTAAACTCTATACTATTTACATCCATATTTATTCTTATACTTATCTTTGCCCTAGACCTAAAGGATCTAGCTAAAATTGCATCTCTATTTATGTTATTACTATTTATTTTGGTCAACATCTCTGTAATTGTAATTAGAAAAACAAATATGAGTAATTATAGACCTACTTTTAAATCCCCGTTTTTTCCCCTGTTACAAATTATAGGAGTTATTTTCTACACAGTTTTAATTCTAAATATGGGAATTAAACCAATAATTACAGCAATTATATTTCTTTTTGTATCCGTTTTATGGTACTACATCTTTGTTAATAAACATGTAAATAGAACTTCAGCTTTAGTCTACATGATAGAGAGAGTTGCAAAAAAAGAGATTTTAACTTCTATGGAGGATTTAGAAGAGGAACTTTTAGGGATTCTTTTAGAGAGGGATGAGGTTAAAGAGGATAGATTTAGTAATATAATAAGACAATCTATTGTTTTAGACTTTAATAAAGAGTTAAACAGAGATGAACTATTTAGTGAAATATCCAAGGAAGTATCTAAAAGATGGAGTATAGATGCTGATAAATTTATGAAAAAACTTAATATTAGGGAGAATGATTCTGAAACACTAGTATATCCAGGTGTTGCAGTTCCCCATGCTATTCCCCACGTTATTGTAGAGGGAGAAAACATTTTTGATATACTTCTAGTCAGGGATAAAAATGGAATAATTTGGAACGATGAAGGAACTATAGTACATACTGTTTTTTGCCTTATAGGAAGTAAGGATGAGAGGGATTTCCATTTAAAGGCTCTTATGTCTATAGCTCAAATATTACAAAGTCCAGGTTTTATAGAGGATTGGGAAAATGCCGAAACCCCAGAAGAGCTAAGAACAGTTATGTTATTAGCTAAACGGAGGTTTTTAGAAGTTTAAACCTTTGATAAAATATGCCCCGCTATTCTCTCTAATGACATGATAGAACAGTGGGCATCCCTTTTTATGGCCTCTTTTGGCATACCAAAAACAACACAACTAGCTTCATCCTGGGCTACGGTATATGAGCCAGCAGACTTCATCTCTAATAGACCCTCTGCTCCATCATCCCCCATTCCTGTCATTATAACACCTATAGCATTTTTACCTGCATATCTAGCAGTGGACCTAAAAAGAACATCTACAGATGGTCTATGTCTAGAGACTAGGGGGCCATCCTTAATTTCAACATAATAACGGCTACCACTTCTTTTAAGCAGTGTATGTTTATTACCAGGGGCTATAAGGGCAGTTCCCCGTAAAACCGAATCATTGTTTTCTGCTTCCTTTACCTGAATAACACAGGACTCATTTAACCTTTTAGCAAAAGCAGCTGTAAAATTCTCTGGCATATGCTGGACAATTACAACACCAGGAGTATCAATAGGCAGGGATTCTAAAAATATTTTAAGAGCAACAGTTCCACCAGTAGATGCTCCTACAACAATAAGTTTCTCTGTAGTATCTATAGAGTGGAAGTTAGTTGGTTTTGACATTATAACATCAGCACTTAGCTTAGGCTGAGCAACAATCTGCTTACTAACCTTTTTGGGACTACTTTGTGCCGCAGCTCTAATTGCATCACAGATAATATTTCTTGACTCTTCTAAAAATACCTTTGTCCCCATTTGGGGTTTTTTAATAATATCTACAGCTCCATATTCTAGGGCCCGTAAGGCGTTAGCTGAACCATCCTCACTCTTACTACTACAGATAATAACAGGTATTGGGTGCTGCAGCATTAGTTTCTTTAAAAAAGTTAACCCATCCATACGAGGCATCTCTATATCCAGAATAATAACATCTGGAACCATCTCTTTTAATTTTTTAGCAGCAATATATGGGTCTGCTGCTGTACACAGAAGGTTTATATCACTCTCCTTTGAAATAAGATCTGTAAGAGTACTTCTAACAACAGCAGAGTCATCAACAATCATAACATTTATACTACTCATTTATCACTTTCTCCTTTTTAACATAGATAGATGCTCCAACTCGTTTAAATGGAAGAGAACTATTAGGTAAATTTTCTGAATGACCTAAAAAGAGATAACCCTCTGGATGAAGATGGGTATATAGATTACTTAAAATTTTATTTTGAATTTCCTTATTAAAATATATCATAACATTTCTTAGGAAAATAATATGGTATAACTTTTTTATCTTGTATGAGTCAGTAATTAAATTTATATGTTTAAATAAAACCTTTTTTCTTAAATCCTTTTTAATCCGTATAGTTGGTTCATCCTTGTTTTTACTTAATAAACAGTATTTTTTCTTATAATTTAGTGGTATTGGCTCACTATCTGCTAGGGAGTAAACAGCATTCTGTCCCTCCGCCAATACTTTCTCAGATATATCTGTTGCTAATATTTTATAACTTTTATTTGGGTTTTCTTGAATAAACTCTTCTAAAAACATTGCCATGGTATAAGCTTCCTCCCCTGTAGAAGAAGCTGCAGACCATAACCTTATCTCACCCCTTGGTTCAAGATTTCCTATTTCCGGTAATACATGACTCTTTAAATAGTTAAAATGATCAACTTCTCTAAAAAAATCTGTTTTATTAGTAGTTATACACTCTATAAAACGGGGAATCTCCTCTTTTTGACCTAATGGACTAAAAAAATACTTTGCATACTCTTCATAAGTAGATATTTCTAGGGCTCTTAATCTTCTTAATAATCTGGATTCTACCATTATTTTCTTAGCATCAGGCATAGAGATTCCTATTTGTCCCTGTATATAGTCTCGAAACTTATAGAAAGTCTCTTTTTTCATACTTTTTGATTCTGAGCTAATTTCCAACTGATATTTCCTCAAAGTCTTGAACAACACGAACTAGTTGTTCTATATCAAAAACAAGGGCGACAGAACCATCACCTAATATAGCAGCACCTGAAATCTCCTTAATATGACGATACATAGAACCTAGAGATTTAATTACAGTTTGATTCCCTCCAATAACATTATCAACTAATAATCCAATTTGAGAGCTATTACTATTTACAATTACTATCTGTTCTATATCTCTTCTACGACCTTCTACTTCAAAAAATGTTCTTAGATCTATATATGGTACAAGTTTTTCCCTAAAAGTTATAACGTTCTTACCAGATTTATGGTCCTTGTTCTCTTCCTTAAGTTCCACACAAGCTTCCACAGTACTAAGGGGAATGACATAGGAATCCCCACCGATATTTACTAATAATCCTTCAATTATAGCAAGGGTTATAGGCAGTGTTAGTGTTATCCTTGTATATTTACCCTCTTCACTTGTTATTGCAACACTTCCTTTTAACTCTTCAATCTGTTTTTTTACAACATCAAGACCTACACCTCGTCCAGAAACGTTGGTAATACTAGCAGCAGTAGAGAAACCAGGAGCAAAAATAAGATTAAATAGATCATCATCTAATATCTCTTCACCATCCCGAATTAATCCTCGGGCTATCCCTTTAGATCTAATCTTCTCCCTATTTAATCCTCCACCATCATCTTGGATAACTATTTGTACCGAAGCCCCTGCATGTATAGCTGATAACTTAATTGTTCCTGTTTCATCCTTTCCATTAGCTTTACGAACTGTAGGACTCTCAATCCCATGGTCAATACAGTTTCTAATAATGTGAACTAATGGGTCATGTAACTGCTCAATAACATTTTTATCTAGCTCAGTTTCAGCACCCTCAGTAACAAGCTCAATTTTTTTACCTAACTCACTAGATAGATCCCTAACTAATCGTCTAAACCTAGAAAAGGTGGATCCAATAGGTAACATTCTCATACTCATAGAGTTATCCCGTAACTCCTCGGTTAAAAGACCAAATCTCTCAATTATAGAGATTAATTTACTGTCATTTGTATCATGACTAAGCTGTAACATCTGGGCATAAATAGTAACAATCTCCCCGACTAAATCGATTAAACTATCTAGTTTATTAGAGTTTATTCTAATGCTATCATTTGCTGGAGCTGCAGCCTCAATCTTCTTAGTTTTAGTTTTATTTATATAAGTTTGGGCTTTTAGAGCATTCTTTATCTCATGTTCAGACAACATGCTCTCTTTAACTAAGATTTCACCTAACTTATGTTGTTCCTTTAAAGCCTTATCTAACTCTTCTTTTTTTAAACTACCTCGTTTAACTAGGAGATCTCCAAGTTTTTCAGGTATTGGCTCTTCACTGTTTAGTTCCCACTCTTCTATTGTTACCTCAGAAGGGGCGTCTACAAAAATAAAGATATCGTGTATTTTATTAACACTTTTTTGTGTAGTAATATAAATTTCCCAATAGACATAACACTCTTCTGTATTAAGGTTTGATAATTTTGGTATTTTTTCATAATAAGGAATTACTAATCCATCACCTAATTCCAATACTTCGTGGACCATCATTAAGGGATTTGTGCCAGTAAAAAACATTTTTGGTTCAGGCTTAAAGATAACTCTATAAGTGATACTCTCTTTATTATCATCTGGGGAGATATAGTTTTCATTTAAGGCATTTTTGAAATCAACAAAAAAAGCCTCTTGATCATCTATTCTATACTCGGGATCATTTATCATTGAGAGTATAATATCCCTAGATCTAAGGGTATAATCGATAAACCCTTTACTAACCTTAATATCTCCCGATCTTACTGATTCTAAAATAGACTCTACCTCGTGGGTAAATTTAGATATTAGATCTAAACCAACCATACCAGCTGACCCCTTAACTGTATGCATTACTCTAAATACAGCAGAAATTAGATCTTCATCATCTGGAGATGATTCTAATTCTAAAAGAGAATCTTCTAAATGGCCTAGTAATTCTAATGCTTCTTCTTTAAATATTTTTATAAAGTTGTCATCTTCCATATACGCCTCTATATCCCATCCTCAATAAAACTTTGCAGTTCACTCCCATTACTTATTATATTAGGAGAAAAACAAATTTTATTTAGATCCTGGGAGAAGTTACTTTTAAACTCCCCAATAAATAAATAATCTTTTTTAATTCCTTTAACTCAGCAACAATACTAATTAGCAGTTGTAGTCCTGATATATCAATTTTTTCTACACTTGATAGATCTATTGTTATATCACCCTTAACGTCTAATTTTCTAAGTAGCTCATCTTTTATATCCTCAACATTGTGTATCTTTAAATCCTTATCTAGAATGATATTGCTACTCACCACTAGGAACCTCTGTTTTAGTTCTAATTATATGAAGGTCCTTAGTATTAAGGATTTTATTAATATTTAAGAGAATAATAAACTCTTCATCAACCTTTCCCATACCGTGTATAAACTCAGTATTTATCGGTATCCCTATTTTTGGAGCTGCTTCAATATCCTCAGGCTCTATTGTTAATACTTTTTGCACAGAGTCTGTATAAATTCCTATAGTTAATTTTCCATCACCACCATCTAAATCATCAACCTCTGTAACAATAATATTATTTCTAATACTACCAATACCATCATCCATCTTAAATTTTGACTTTAAATCCAGTACAGGGACAACACTACCCCTTAGATTTATTACCCCACACATAAACTCAGGCATTCTAGGGACTCTAGTTAGCTCAGTGGCCTCTAAAACTTCCCTAGTATTTACAATATTTATGCCGTACTTCTCTTTACCTAGAGTAAATGTTAAATATTGATTTAGGACAGCCACACTAATATCACTCATATATTTCTCCTAAAATTCCTCATAATCTTTATCTACTAAATCGTTATATACTGTATAGTTCTCATCATCATCTAAGGCTATATCTATCCCCTTATTAGGATTTTTCGGAGTGGGATGACTCTTAGGCTTTTCTGACTGACTGCTTTTTACAGGTTGTACATGTACTGGCTTATGCTCTACATGGGGAAGAACTTTTTTACTCCTATTTGTAGAGTGATTTAAATTATCCATTTTAAAGAAACTAATTGCATCCCTTAAAACCATAGATTGACTACTTAACTCTTCTGCCATAGATGAAGACTCTTCTGAAACAGCAGCGTTTTGCTGTATAACCTTATCTAGCTGCATAATAGCCTGATTAATCTGTTCTGCTCCGGCATTCTGTTCATTACTTGATGCACTAATCTCCTGAATTAACTCTGCTGTATGTTTAATATCCGGTATCATCTCCATTATTGTAGTTCCTGCATCCTCAGCAACCTTAACACTTCCACTGGCTAACTCATTTATCTCAGATGCGGCTAGTTGACTTCTCTCTGCTAACTTACCTACTTCTGATGCAACAACTGCAAACCCTTTACCATACTCTCCAGCTCTAGCTGCTTCTATTGAGGCATTTAATGCAAGTAAGTTAGTATTTCTAGCTATCTCTTCAATAACTCCAATTTTTTTGGCAATATCTTTCATTGCCTCAACAGTTCTATTTACAGCTTCACCACCATTTTCTGCATCAATGGCAGATTTTCTTGCAATCTTTTCTGTCTGGTTAGAGTTATCTGCATTTCTTTTTATATTAGAAACCATCTCTTCCATGGATGAGGAGATCTCCTCAATTGATGAAGCTTGTTCAGCAGCTCCTTGAGACATCTGTTGGGCCGTATCACTTAATTGACCACTACCGGAGGCAACATTATCCGAACTAGACCTTACACTTGTAACAACTTCCTGAAGCTTATCTACCATACCGTAAAGAGAGTTATGAACACCAACTAAAGGTTTATCTGTATTAAACTTAATCATAAGATCTCCCCCCTCGATAGAAGTTGCAATATCTGCGATTTCCGAAGGATCTACACCTAACTGTTTTAAGATACTAGAAGTAATAAATAGAGCTAATAAAATACCAATTAGTACAGCTAAAGCAGATGTACCAATTACAATAGTTATATAAACTGTGTTTTGACTCTGAAGGTTAGCTCCTAAAGCCTCTTGTTCATTTTTAACAGATAACTTAATCTCTTCAATATTATCAGCAATCAATGGGCCTAATACATTTAATTTATTATCAATAAGTTTATTTCTATCAATTATTATTGAGTAAACTTCCTTAAAACCATCCCAATATATGCTGTGTAACGAGTCTACCTCTTTTAATAGATTTATTAAGCTTCTATCCTCTATCATACCTAGTAATGAATCAAAACTCTCATCTAATAACTTCATCTCAGAATCTAGCATATCAGAGTATATTTTTTGGTTATCTTCTAAATATTTAGCAACAAAGAGCCGTCCTAATAACAGATGTCTTAATGCTATTCCAGCTTCATAGGAGACTTCATTGTTATTAGCATCATTAGCATAAACCATTATTTCTGCCAATTTATTCTCCATTGTTGTTCCGTTAATACCTAAGTTGTTATCTACAATCTTATCCCTCTGGCCCATAAATGTTACAACTTGTTCAAAGGATGTTGAGTATTCTTCTATCTCATTTTTAGATTTTAATACAAGAGCAGCCCTCTCTGGATTTTGTATCTCATTTTCTGCTTCTACTATAAAGCCATCAACTAGATCCATATACTCTTGATAATTATCAACATAAACATCCGTACCATCCTTTAGATAGTTTAAAACATTAATACGAACCATTAACATATTTGCTTGTAACCTACCAGATAGATTTGTATCATTTGCCAAACCTTCATACTTAGTAAAACCATTGGAGGCACCATTTAAAGCTATAAATGCAACAATACTTACAATTAATAGGAGTAATATAACTGAACCAAACCCCATTAAAACTTTTGCTCTTAATTTCATTTCTATCTCCATTTATTTTTATAATAATTAAAGTATTATTTAACAGGTTATTGGATACAAGGAAAATTTTTATAAATAATGGATAAATTATAAAAAAGTAGAGATAGCTATATTACAATTGTATAAAGTTTAATTTTAGTAGAAAATTAGATAAGGAAATATTTCAAATAGGATATAAAATGGCATTAGTTGATCTATTAAACAAAAAAGTAATAAAAGTTCCCTTAAAATCAAAGAATAAAAGTGATGTTCTTTTAGAATTAACAACAATCTTAGCAAAAGCTGGGAAATTTAAGGACATAAAAAGCGTAGTTAAGGCATTAGTTGAACGGGAAAACATTGGTAGTACAGGTCTTGGTTCAGGGATTGCAATACCCCACGCAAAAACAGAACTTGTAGATGAGTTAACAGTTGCAGTGGGAATTAGCCCTAAGGGTATAGAGTTTAATGCCATAGATGGAGAGTTATCAACTATTTTCTTCCTTATTTTAGCACCACCTGATCAGTCTGTACAACATGTAAAGACTCTTTCGGAGATAGCAAATATTGTGAAAGATTACTCCTTTTGTGAAAGTCTATTAGAAGCTAAAAAACCAAATACTGTATTAGATATTTTTAAGAATACTATTTAACTAATTTATTCCATAAAAGTGTTGCATAATATATTGGCATATGGTCATTTATATTAATAGTTGTATCACTTTTTAACTTAGTTAGGTAATCCTTCCATTCTAAGATACTTGTTTTTATATGATCCGTTAACTCTATGGTGGAGGAGAGGTTTTCCCTCTCCTTTCTGTGATATTTAATAACTTTTTTAGCAATTTTAGCCTGTTCTAATGGAGTAAGATTTGGTCTCTCTTTTACAAATTCCATATCATTATTTATATATACAAGATCTCCCATATCTTTAAATTCGAATTTTATTTTAGGAAGGTTAGGAGGTAATGAGACTATAGGATCGTATCTATTTTCTACCCTCCATATAAGCCTATCCTTTGTAAGATTAACAAAGTCTTTATCCCCGACCCTAGGAGCTCCAAACATAACTAGACTATGGGCTTTATTAAAAAGAGTGAAACAGAGTGCAGCTAAAGCCCCTCCTAAACTGTGACCAGTAATCCATATTGGTCTTTTTTTATTCTCTTTATATATAGCTTTAAGATATTCAAATAGACCATTCTCCCCTTCCCAAATCTCATATAAAGCTTTAAGAAAACCGTTATGAACTTTTCCTCCAAGTTTAAAATCAGTAGGTTTAGCATTAAGGTCTGTCCATAACTCATGGATTGCTGATAGCGACTTTAACTCAGTTCCACGAAA
Above is a genomic segment from Thiospirochaeta perfilievii containing:
- a CDS encoding HAMP domain-containing methyl-accepting chemotaxis protein; the protein is MKLRAKVLMGFGSVILLLLIVSIVAFIALNGASNGFTKYEGLANDTNLSGRLQANMLMVRINVLNYLKDGTDVYVDNYQEYMDLVDGFIVEAENEIQNPERAALVLKSKNEIEEYSTSFEQVVTFMGQRDKIVDNNLGINGTTMENKLAEIMVYANDANNNEVSYEAGIALRHLLLGRLFVAKYLEDNQKIYSDMLDSEMKLLDESFDSLLGMIEDRSLINLLKEVDSLHSIYWDGFKEVYSIIIDRNKLIDNKLNVLGPLIADNIEEIKLSVKNEQEALGANLQSQNTVYITIVIGTSALAVLIGILLALFITSSILKQLGVDPSEIADIATSIEGGDLMIKFNTDKPLVGVHNSLYGMVDKLQEVVTSVRSSSDNVASGSGQLSDTAQQMSQGAAEQASSIEEISSSMEEMVSNIKRNADNSNQTEKIARKSAIDAENGGEAVNRTVEAMKDIAKKIGVIEEIARNTNLLALNASIEAARAGEYGKGFAVVASEVGKLAERSQLAASEINELASGSVKVAEDAGTTIMEMIPDIKHTAELIQEISASSNEQNAGAEQINQAIMQLDKVIQQNAAVSEESSSMAEELSSQSMVLRDAISFFKMDNLNHSTNRSKKVLPHVEHKPVHVQPVKSSQSEKPKSHPTPKNPNKGIDIALDDDENYTVYNDLVDKDYEEF
- a CDS encoding PTS sugar transporter subunit IIA encodes the protein MALVDLLNKKVIKVPLKSKNKSDVLLELTTILAKAGKFKDIKSVVKALVERENIGSTGLGSGIAIPHAKTELVDELTVAVGISPKGIEFNAIDGELSTIFFLILAPPDQSVQHVKTLSEIANIVKDYSFCESLLEAKKPNTVLDIFKNTI
- a CDS encoding lipase family protein codes for the protein MFDKILKKELPDSNDYPVIPPDMNYIYFQNCKKFKFKPKSNKLSYNNLWWLAESSFLVYNHPGFAKLSYRYAGLNQFKFFNGTGTECMIAKNKKLVIVTFRGTELKSLSAIHELWTDLNAKPTDFKLGGKVHNGFLKALYEIWEGENGLFEYLKAIYKENKKRPIWITGHSLGGALAALCFTLFNKAHSLVMFGAPRVGDKDFVNLTKDRLIWRVENRYDPIVSLPPNLPKIKFEFKDMGDLVYINNDMEFVKERPNLTPLEQAKIAKKVIKYHRKERENLSSTIELTDHIKTSILEWKDYLTKLKSDTTININDHMPIYYATLLWNKLVK